The Aquipuribacter hungaricus genome segment GGCGACGGGCTCCGGCTCGGGCAGCGCGGGCTGCTCGGCGAGCAGCCGGACCCCGTGCTCCCCGACGCCGAGGACGAGGACGCGGTCCCCGGCGTCGACGCTGACCACGCTGGTGTGGCGGCCGAGCGACGCCCGGGCCACGACGCGCAGCCGGGCGGCCTGCGGGGACCCCGCCGTGCCGGTGCGGGCGGCGACCACGCGGGTGAGGACCCACACGGTCCCCAGCACCGCGAGCAGGCCGCCGCCGGCGCGCAGCAGCATCTGGGCGGTCTCCATCAGCCGGCGTCGTCCGGCTCGACGATCTCGGTGATGCGCAGGGCGAAGTCCTCGTCGACGACGACGACCTCGCCGCGGGCGAAGAGCCGGCCGTTGACGAGCAGGTCGGCGGGGCTGCCGACGGGGCGGTCGAGCTCGACCACGGAGCCGGCGGCGAGCTCGAGCAGCTCCTGGACGGTCATCCGGGTGCGGCCGATCTCGGCGGTGACCTCCATGTGGACGCCGCGGAGCATGCCCATGCCGCGGGCGATGTCGCCGGCGCTCACGCCGCGCCCGCCGGCGGGCGGGGTGACGGTGGTGCCGCTGCCCGTGCCGCCGTCGGCGGGGCTGCGCCGGGGTGTGGGGACCTCGGCCGGCGGGGCGGGCGCGTCGGCGACGACGACGACCACGTGGACGGCGTCGGCCGGGTCGTCGCCGAGGCGGGCCAGGTGCGCCCGCTCCCCCGCCTCGCGCAGCGTCTGCAGCAGCGTGGGGGCGGACACGGTGTCCAGGGCGGACAGCACGCACGGGCCGAGGGCGGTCGACGCGGCCTCCAGGGCCGGGCGGCAGCACTCGGGGTCGACGGTCTCGCCGCCGGACAGGGCGAGCAGGTCGCCGGCGGACAGGACGACCGCGACGGTGCCGTCGACCGCGCCGGAGAACCGGGCGGTGACCGCGACGTGGCTGTCCAGGCCGTCCAGCTCGGACAGCGGGGCCGTGACCGGGGCGACCGGGCCGCCCAGGGGCAGCACCGCCGCCGCCGCGGAGGCTGCGGCGAGGGCCGGGGCAGTGGTGCTGTCGGTCGTGCGGGCGGTCGGGGAGCTGGTCACGAGCGGTCCTTCCGGGGGTCGACGATCAGGCAGGCGAGCTTGTTGCGGCGGTTGGCCGGCACGGCGCGGGCAAAGGCGCGGTCGCCCGCCACCATGAGCAGCGGGGTGTCGGAGGCGTGGCCGAGGCGGACGACGTCGCCCACGGCGAGGGCGAGCACGTCGTCGCTGCTCATCGTGATGCCGCGCATCCGGGCGCCGACGGTCATGGGGACCTCGGACAGGCCCTGCTCGGCGGCGGGGTTGGTGCGCACGACCGTGCGCTCGTCGACCCCGTCCGGGTTGAGCATCGGCTGCAGCGCGGCGTAGGGGACGGCCAGGGTGGCGCCGCCGGTGACGTCGCCGACGGTGAGGACGAAGTCGATGACGACGAGCGCCTCGGCGGGGCCGACCACCTGCGCGAACTGCGGGTTGGTCTCCAGGCCGGTGATCTCCGGCGTGAGCGCGCCCAGCGGCGCGAAGGCGTAGGGCAGCTCGGCGACCACGCGGTCCAGCAGGCTGCGCAGCAGCGCGGTCTCCAGCTGGGTGGCCGGCCGGGCGGGCTGGTCGGCCTCGCCGCGCCCGCCGAGCAGGCGGTCGACGGCGGCCATGGCCAGCTCGTGCTCGACGTGGAGCACGAAGTCCGACAGCTCCTCGGAGCCGACGACGACGAGCAGGGAGGGGGCGGGCAGCGAGGCGACGTACTTGCCGTACGTCGTCTGCGTCACCGAGCCGGGCTCGACCTGCCCGTCGCGGAGCATGGTGGAGAACTGCGTCGCCCACTGGCGGGCGAAGGTCTCGGCGACGACCTGCAGCGCGCGGGCGTGCTCGCGGCTGAGCTTGGTCGGTCGCCGGAAGTCATAGGGCTCGAGCTCCGCCGCGGGGGTGGCCCCGCGGCGGCGGGCCGCTGTCCTGGTCGGGCTGTCTGTCGGCACGGAGGAGTCATCGGCCGAACGGGTGGAACCTTGAGCGCCCGTCTCCGGCCCGCGCGTGTCGCGGGCCGGGGACCGGGATCACTGCATGACGAAGGACGTGAAGTAGATGTCGTAGACGTGGTCGTGGTAGGCGTGCTTGATCTCCTCGACGAGCTCGGCCTTGACGGCGTCGCGCTGCTCGACAGACGCCAGCTCGGCCATCGGCTTGCCCGACAGCTTGTGGATGAGGATGTCCAGCGCCTGGCTGCCGTCGGTCTCGGCGTGCTCGCCGCCGCCCTCGGCGACCGCCTCCTGCAGGGCGATGCCGACCTGCAGGTAGCGCCCGTCGGCGAGGTTGATGGTGATGGGCTCCAGGGGGACGACGAGGCCCGGCTCGTACTCGACCTCAGCGGCCGCCTCCTCGGCCGCGGCCTCCTCGCCACCGCCGCCCATGAACATGAAGTACGCGCCGGCGCCGGCCGCGAGGAGCGCGACGAGCAGCACCACCGCGCCGATGATCTTCTTCTTCTTCCCGCCCTTCGCGGGCGCGTCCTCGTCGGCCCCGCCGACGGGGTCGCCCTTGCGCTGTCCGGGCACGGGGGGCTTGCCGGTCAGGGCGCGGTCGGTGACAGCCATCTCAGGCCTCCAGGTGTGCGGTGGTGCGACGGGTGGGGGGGTGGGTGGGGCCGAAGGTGCGCCCGGTCACGGGGGTCACGACGCTCACGAGCGCGTGGCGTCGAGGGTGGGCAGGAGCGCGCGGACCTCGGGCGAGGCGTTCGAGCGCAGGAGCAGGTCGACACGCCGGTTGGTGGTCAGCGAGGCCGGGTCCGCGATCGGCACCAGGGGGCGGGCGTCGCCGTAGCCGGTGGCGTCGACGGTGCTCGCGGGGAGCCCCTCGACCTCCACCAGGCGGCGGGCGACCGCGGCGGCGCGCGCTGCGGAGAGCTCCCAGTTGGACGGGTAGATCGAGCCGGCCCCGACGGGCAGGTGGTTGGCGTGGCCCTCGGCGCTCACCGGGCTGCCGGCACCCAGCAGGACGGGGCCGAGGGTGTCGATGACCCGCTCCCCCGTCGGCTGGATGGTGGCGCTGCCGTTGGCGAAGAACACGTCGTCGGCGAACAGGACGACGACCAGCCCCTCCTCGGTGACGCGGAACCCGGCGCGGTCCTGCAGGCCGACCGCGGCGAGCGCGGCCTGCGCCTGGGCCTCGACGTCGTCGAGGCGGGCGAGCTCGGCCTGCGCGGCGGCCAGGTCGGACGCGGCCTTCTCGGCCTCCTCCTGCGCCGGCACCTCGCCGGTGCTGTCGCCGCCGGGCGGGCCGACGGGCGGGATCTCCACGCTGATCGGGTCGATCATCGGCCCGGCGCCGGACAGCGGGCTGATCGCCCCGTCCATGGCGACGAACCGGGGCGCCCCGAAGCCTGCGGACAGGCCGGCGCTGAGCTCGGCGAACTTCTTCTGGTCGACGTTGCTGATGGCGAACATGACGACGAACAGCACCATGAGCAGCGTGATCATGTCCGCGTAGGAGATCAGCCAGCGCTCGTGGTTCTCGTGCTCCTCCTCGTGCCCGCCGCCGCGACGGCCCTTGTGCCCGGACACGTCACGCCGCCTTGGCCTTGTCGGCCTTGTCGGCCTTGGCGCTGCCCGGGGGCAGCAGGCTGCCGAGCTTGCGGGCGACGATGCGGGGGCTGGCGCCGGACTGGATCGCCAGCACGCCCTCGACGACGACCTCCATGCTCGCGGTCTCCAGCTCGGACAGGCGCTTGAGGCGCGCGGCGACCGGCAGGAAGATGACGTTGGCGCTCATGACGCCCCACAGCGTCGCCAGGAACGCCGCCGCGATGAGGTGGCCGAGCTTCTCCGGCTCCGACAGCTGCTCCAGCACGTGGACCAGGCCGAGCACGGTGCCGACGATGCCGAGCGTCGGGGCGTAGGCCCCCATGTCGGCGTAGAACTTGGCGCCGACCTTGTCGAAGGCGCGCTTGGCCTCGATCTTGCCGAACAGCACGTCCTGGAGGTCCTCCGGGTCGGTGCCGTCGATGGCCAGCTCGAGCGCCTCCTTGAGGAAGGGGTCGTCGATCTGCGAGGCGGCGTCCTCCAGGCCCAGCAGACCCTCGCGCCGGGCCTGCTCGGCGAGCGCGACGACGGTCTCCACGGAGGCGCCGGGCTTGGCGGCCTTGCCGGACAGGGCCTTGACCAGGTCCTTGCCGAAGCGGGCGGCGTCGCCCATGGTGTTGCCGGCCATGCCGACCGCGACGCTGCCGCCGAGCACGAGCAGCATGGGCGGCAGCAGGAACATGGCCATCGGGTTGCCACCCTCGAGGGTGGTCGAGACGAAGATCGCGGCGAAGCCGGCGACGATGCCGATCAGGGTGAGCGGGTCCATCACGCCCTCCTGGCGCGCAGCTGCACGACCGAGGCGCCCGTCGGGCGGCGGTCGTGGCTGCTGTCGTGGCTGCTGTGGCTGTCGTCGTCCTGGCCGTCGTGGCCGTCGTCGTGGCCGTCGTGGTCGCTGTCGTCGTCGCTGTCGTCGTCGGGGACGGGACGGACGTGGGCCGTCGTGGCGGGCGCCCCGAGGGCGGCCTCGCCGAGCAGGCCGGCCTGGGCGACGACCCTGGCGCGGTAGCCGACAACCAGGTCGACGAGCTGCTCGAGGCTCTCCACCACGAGGTAGCGGCTGCCGTCGATGAGGGTCAGCACGGTGTCCGGCGTCTCCTCGGCCCGGTGGATCAGGTCCGGGTTGAGGGAGAAGACGCTCCCGTTGAGCCTCGTCAGTCGTATCACGTCAGGTCCGTCCGTGGAGGGGGTGGCCGCGCCGTCCGTGGCGCGTCGGTCCGTGGTGCGCGCCGTGCGCGCGGTGCTGGTGGTGCTCGTGCTGGTGCTCGTGCTCGTGCTGGTGGTGCGGGTGAGGGATCGGCGGCACCGCCGGACGGATGAGGTCCTGGGGGTACCTGCACCCGGACGGGTGAGCGGGCCGCGCGCGGGCGGCCCGCCCCCCGGGCAGGTCGGGTGGGACCTGGGTCAGCGCTTCATGTTGACGAGGTCCTGGAGGATCTCGTCGGAGGCCGTGATGACGCGGCTGTTCGCCTGGAAGCCGCGCTGGGCGATGATGAGGTTGGTGAACTCCTGCGCCAGGTCGACGTTGCTCATCTCGAGCATGCCGCCGGACAGGGTGCCGCGGCCGTCGCCGGGGACGCCGACCTGCGGCTCGCCGGTGTTGACGCTGGGCCGGTACATCGACCCGCCCGCCTTCTCCAGGCCGGCCGGGTTGGCGAACGTCGCCATGGCCAGCTGGCCGAGGACCTCGCGGCGGCCGTTGGAGAACACGCCGACGAGCCCGCCGTCGGGGCCGACGCCGAAGCTGGACAGCGTGCCGACGGCGTAGCCG includes the following:
- a CDS encoding FliO/MopB family protein, producing the protein METAQMLLRAGGGLLAVLGTVWVLTRVVAARTGTAGSPQAARLRVVARASLGRHTSVVSVDAGDRVLVLGVGEHGVRLLAEQPALPEPEPVAEERVEVLDLALPTGAGTGAGTAAQTTGPAAPSRI
- the fliN gene encoding flagellar motor switch protein FliN, which encodes MTSSPTARTTDSTTAPALAAASAAAAVLPLGGPVAPVTAPLSELDGLDSHVAVTARFSGAVDGTVAVVLSAGDLLALSGGETVDPECCRPALEAASTALGPCVLSALDTVSAPTLLQTLREAGERAHLARLGDDPADAVHVVVVVADAPAPPAEVPTPRRSPADGGTGSGTTVTPPAGGRGVSAGDIARGMGMLRGVHMEVTAEIGRTRMTVQELLELAAGSVVELDRPVGSPADLLVNGRLFARGEVVVVDEDFALRITEIVEPDDAG
- a CDS encoding flagellar motor switch protein FliM, which codes for MPTDSPTRTAARRRGATPAAELEPYDFRRPTKLSREHARALQVVAETFARQWATQFSTMLRDGQVEPGSVTQTTYGKYVASLPAPSLLVVVGSEELSDFVLHVEHELAMAAVDRLLGGRGEADQPARPATQLETALLRSLLDRVVAELPYAFAPLGALTPEITGLETNPQFAQVVGPAEALVVIDFVLTVGDVTGGATLAVPYAALQPMLNPDGVDERTVVRTNPAAEQGLSEVPMTVGARMRGITMSSDDVLALAVGDVVRLGHASDTPLLMVAGDRAFARAVPANRRNKLACLIVDPRKDRS
- a CDS encoding flagellar basal body-associated FliL family protein; the encoded protein is MAVTDRALTGKPPVPGQRKGDPVGGADEDAPAKGGKKKKIIGAVVLLVALLAAGAGAYFMFMGGGGEEAAAEEAAAEVEYEPGLVVPLEPITINLADGRYLQVGIALQEAVAEGGGEHAETDGSQALDILIHKLSGKPMAELASVEQRDAVKAELVEEIKHAYHDHVYDIYFTSFVMQ
- a CDS encoding flagellar motor protein MotB translates to MSGHKGRRGGGHEEEHENHERWLISYADMITLLMVLFVVMFAISNVDQKKFAELSAGLSAGFGAPRFVAMDGAISPLSGAGPMIDPISVEIPPVGPPGGDSTGEVPAQEEAEKAASDLAAAQAELARLDDVEAQAQAALAAVGLQDRAGFRVTEEGLVVVLFADDVFFANGSATIQPTGERVIDTLGPVLLGAGSPVSAEGHANHLPVGAGSIYPSNWELSAARAAAVARRLVEVEGLPASTVDATGYGDARPLVPIADPASLTTNRRVDLLLRSNASPEVRALLPTLDATRS
- a CDS encoding motility protein A — translated: MDPLTLIGIVAGFAAIFVSTTLEGGNPMAMFLLPPMLLVLGGSVAVGMAGNTMGDAARFGKDLVKALSGKAAKPGASVETVVALAEQARREGLLGLEDAASQIDDPFLKEALELAIDGTDPEDLQDVLFGKIEAKRAFDKVGAKFYADMGAYAPTLGIVGTVLGLVHVLEQLSEPEKLGHLIAAAFLATLWGVMSANVIFLPVAARLKRLSELETASMEVVVEGVLAIQSGASPRIVARKLGSLLPPGSAKADKADKAKAA
- a CDS encoding flagellar FlbD family protein, producing the protein MIRLTRLNGSVFSLNPDLIHRAEETPDTVLTLIDGSRYLVVESLEQLVDLVVGYRARVVAQAGLLGEAALGAPATTAHVRPVPDDDSDDDSDHDGHDDGHDGQDDDSHSSHDSSHDRRPTGASVVQLRARRA